AGGTTATAATTGAGGCAGAGTATGAGGAAATTCAGAAATCTCCGAACTATGATTCAGGCTATGCATTGAGGTTTCCAAGAATGAAGCAGTTTAGAGAAGACAAGGATGAAGCTGATTCTCTGGGAAAGGTTGAGAATCTGTATGATGGTCAGTAAGATAGAAAGAAAAATAGGTTGAAACCAGGCTTACTTACTCATGTTTCTGTGCCTGGTGAATGTGCATTCCTCTTTCAGTATCGAAAGTCTTGCCACATTCAGCACAGGTATTTCCTTCCTGGACAGGAGTCTGTTCTGGTCCTTTATCGGTTTCTTCCTCAATTGCTTCAGTGAACTGTCTCTGCATTCCATCAGTTTGAGAGGATTCCTTTTGCTCTCTCCTCATCTTCAGCTCGTCACTTTCAAGCCATACGATGAAAGCACCTACTAGAACCATTAGAGGGCCAATACCTGCTTTTACGAAGGTCAGAACTTCAGGCCAAAATCCCAGAGTTGAATAAACTCCAAGTGTCACCATCAATGCTCCGACCAGGATCTTTAGTACTGGATGCATAGTATCACACAAGTGTAATAACACATTGAAGTTTTATGTATTTCCCCTCACAAATAGAAAATAAATCTAGTTCAGCTGATTAATCAGCCAATTCAACCCTCTTTTATAATACTTTCTCGATACAATTCCAACAAGAGTTGATAAAGAAAATGTCATACTACCAGTACGCTCGTGAGCAGTACGAGCAGCCAAAGGAAAACCTAGATGATATCTGGCAGGAGAGACTTGTAGAGTGGAGGCAGGAAAATTCTATAGTGAAGACTGAAAATCCAACGAGAATTCCAAAGGCCAGACAGTTAGGTTACAAAGCGAAAAACGGATTTAATGTAATAAGAACCAAGATCAGTAAGGGAGGATCCAAAAGAAAGCGTCCTTCAGGCGGAAGAAGACCGAAGGCTTCAGGACAAAACCGGTACTCCTCAAAGAAATCCAAGAGAGTTATCGCAGAGCAAAGAACCTCAAAGAAGTACCCAAACCTCGAAGTACTTGACAGCTACTGGGTAGCAGAAGACGGAAACTATAAATGGTACGAAGTCATCATGGTAGACCCTGAACACCCAGAAATCCAGAACGACGACGATATTAACTGGATATGCGACAAACAAAGCAGAGCAGAAAAAGGATTGACCCCAGCAGGGAAGAAGTCAAGAGGCCTTCAAAACAGAGGTAAGGGTGCGGAAAAAGTTAGACCTTCGCAAAGTGCCAACGATGGAAGAACGAAATAAGATTTCTCCAGTCATCCAAAACCCCGCTCAGTATCCCCAAAAAAATTGGATGGGGTCGGCTCAGTTTCCATTCAGCTTTCAACCTTGCAATTTGCAACAATTTTGCCATCAAAAAATTAGTGCCTCAATTTCAGGTCAACTTTCTAAGTCCATAAACCTCAGGAGATATATCACCTTAGTTAAGCTCGTTGATCGAAATACATTTGGCATTAAATGATTAAAGCCTAACCAAGGATCTACATATTATGCCTCAATTCCATGACTTATGTGTTAGTGATAGATCAGAGGAATTAGAAGCTAAGATGCAGGAACTCGGCTGGAATACTAGCCCTGATTTGGAGACGGTATTTTTGGAAGCTGAAGGATGGGGAGAGCTGAAGAGAAAAATTGGCGAAGAAAGAAATAAGGCTGACATCCTCGTATTCGAGGGCGGGAATGAAAAACTCAACAGGAAAGCCTGCGAAGACTCCAGAATAGATGTTTTACTACACCCTGAGAAAGGAAGGAAGGACTCAGGTTTTAACCACGTAATGGCAAAAGAAGCATCGAAAAACCATGTGGCGGTAGGGCTGGACATGAATTTGATAACTGAAGTCTCTAATAAGGTCCGAAGCCATTTGTTGAGACACTGGGAAAGAAACCTGATGCTCTGTGAAAAATATGATTCGCCTTACATAATAACAACCAATGCAAGAAGTAAGTACGAACTCAGAGCGCCAAAAGATCTAGAATCTATAGTTGAATCTCTAGGATATAATGGGAAAAAAGCTGTTTCAGAGTTCCCTAAACGGATAAAGAGAGGTGAGGGATAATGAAGCCTCTACCACCATCTATCAGAGAGAAAAAACGGTATCTAAAATTCAAGATTCACGCAGAGAAAGATGTAGGATTCGGTGAAGTTGCTGATGCTATCTGGGATACATCTCTCAACTATCTTGGCTCAGAGAAGACAGGAAAAGCCAATCACTGGCTTATAAAAAATCAGTTCGATAAAGACAGACAAACAGGAATAATCAAGATTAGAAAGTCTTTTTTAAACAATTTTCGATCTTCTTTAGCAATTATAGATGAGATCGGTGACAAAAATGGATTTATTGAAATTCAGAGCGTTTCTGGCAGCATTAAGAAGTTGAAAAATGACTAGCAAACAATCTGAAGATTTAAGTAGTCCTTCTGAATTACTGTTCATTGCTACAAAGAAGCCCAGAAATCACACCTTTTAAAAGAGTTGTTTATAAAGGCTGAAATAGGAGTTACCGTTTATAAATCAAACTTCTACCAGGTGATCAAAAAATGAGCGAAGACGCTTTCGAAGACGAAAACATCAAGATTGAAAACGTAGTAGCCTCCACAACCCTCGACAGGAGAATGCCTCTAGACAGGATAGCTATCTACCTAGAAAACACAGAGTACGAACCGGAACAGTTCCCAGGACTAGTATACAGACTGGAAGAGCCGAAAGCAGCAGCATTACTATTCGGCTCAGGAAAAGTCGTATGCACAGGAACACAAAGCCCTGAAATGGCGAAGGACGCAGTACACAAGATCATCGACGAGCTAAGAGAAGCGGACGTCGAGATCGGAGATAAGCCGGACATCACAGTACAGAACATGGTAGCCTCCTCAGAACTAGGAGAGACCCTCAACCTGAACAGGATTGCATTCGAACTGGTTGGAACGGAATACGAACCGGAACAGTTCCCAGGACTAGTATACAGAATCGATGAACCAAACGTAGTATTCCTGCTATTCTCATCAGGAAGAATCGTCTGCACAGGAGGTAGAACCTACGACGATGTCAGAAACGGCATCTCAAAACTTAAAGAGAACCTCGAAGAAATCGGGGCTCTTGAGTAAATCCTCTTAATTTTTTTCTTTTTGTTATCCTAAGATCATGTCAAGTTTCTACGCAGCAGCCGCAGCAATTATCGAAAACGATAATGGAGAAATCCTGATGGTTCAGGAAGGAAAAGAACACATCCACGGCAAATGGAATTTTCCAGGCGGAGGCTGGGAAGACGCAGAATCAGTAATTGAATGTGTTGAAAGGGAAGTCCTGGAAGAAACAGGTTACGAAATCGAAATAAACGGTTTTCTCGGCGTCTACAAAGAACTCAACCAGCAGAACGGAACCGAGACGATCGTATTCATTTTCACCGCTGATCCAGAAGAAAGGACAGATAAATTAAAGGAAGATGAAGAGATAATCGATGTCGGATTCAAGGAACTCTCGGAAATTAAAGAGCTGGAGCTTCGACACAAAAACAGGAAAAAGATAATCAAGAAATACCAGACTCAGGAACCGGAATCCCTCGAAATGCTCTGGAACGATCTCAATCTTCTAGATCCTGAATAGCTTTCAGCGCGGATCTCCTAACATTCTCCGGCATCTCGTATTCACCGTTTTCAAGTTCTTCTCTAGAAAGCCATTTTATCTCTTCATCGGCATACTCATAATCTTTTTTCTCAGATTTAATCCGGGCCAAGTACTGGAAATCACAGTGCCAGTGACCTTCTTCTATCTTATGCAGGTTTATGTTGAACGGTGTTGGAATGTCAACAGAATCGAAACCTTCGAACTCTGTTTCCTCACCTACTATCTCAATCTTAAACCCTGTTTCCTCGATAGTTTCCCGGACAGCTGCCTCATCCGGCGTCTCTCCATCTTCAACGTGGCCTCCCGGCATCAGCCAGTAATCCAACTTCTTGTGATTTAAGAAAAGGACCTTTCCATCTTTTACGATAAAAGCTCCAGCTACAAAATCCCGGTCAGCATCTTCAGGGACTCGCAAATTCAATCAACTCCATTCAATATTACCGACTATATCCTCAATTTTCTCCGCCATTTCAAGATCTTTCTCCGTTACCCCGTCTTCCTCATGGCTCCAAAGATCTATCTCCACAGCGCCGTACTCAACCTTCACTTCAGGGTGATGGAACTCTTCCTCAGCTATTGAGAAAACCGCATTCGCAAAGAACACTGCATCTCTATAGTTATCAAACTCGATTCTAGTGGTAAGCTTATCGCTGTAAAAACTCCATATCTGCATTCCATCAAGCTTTTCATCTATCTCATCATCAGAAAGTTTTCCAGTCATATCAAGTTAACCGGGTCTATACTTTTTCACTTTTTCTAACTAATTGTAACACATGGAATATGGGGAGGCAGTCAGTGAGTTCGAGGAATTCTTTTCCGAAGCATATTATGAAGAAGTCGCTAGGACGGTAAAGGAAGGTGAAGAATCAGTTTTAGTGGATTTCCAGGAAATGGATATCTTCAACCCTGAACTCAGTGACTATCTGAGAGAGAAACCTAATAGCGCGACAAATGCGGCCGAGGAAGGAATTCTTGGAGTAGACATAATTTCTGATGAAGAATTAACTGTAAGATTTACTCACATGTCGGAGGAGGATTTCGTTTTACTTAAAAACCTCCGCTCACAGCATATCGGAAAGTTCATCCCGGTCAAAGGAATGATCAAGAGAGCTTCACAGGTAAAACCAGAGGTAGTATCAGCTATATTCGAGTGTTCACAGTGCGGAGATCGCTACGAGAAAGAACAGGACTCGTCAGAACTGAAATCGCCTTATAAATGTGACTGCGGATCTAGAAAGTTCGAAGTCGAGGAGAAGAAAATGACCGACACCCAAAACATTGTGGTAGAAGAGGATCCTGAGTCACGGGCCGGATCAGAGCAACCGGAGACATTATCCGTGAGACTGAAAGGCGACCTTGTTGATCCAAACTTCCAGAAGAAAGTAGTACCAGGTAACAAAGCCGAGATAACGGGAATAGTCAGAGAAGAACCTCTCAAAAAGAAATCAAAGAAATATAATATCTACATGGATGGAAACTACCTCGAGCCAACCGAACAAGAGTTCGAGGAACTTGAACTTGGAGACGAAGAGATACAAGATATCAAAGAACTGTCTAAGAACCCGGAAATATTCGATAAAATAGCCAGATCAATCGCACCATCAATCTACGGCCACCATCAGATCAAGAAGGCTATCGCTCTCCAGATGTTTGGAGGAGTGAAGAAAACAAGAGAAGACGGAGTAAAATCCCGCGGAGACATCCACATATTACTGATCGGGGAGCCGGGAACCGGTAAATCACAGATACTAAAATTCACAGGACAGATCGCGCCGAAAGGAAGATACGTTGTAGGTAAATCCTCGACCGGAGCAGGTTTGTGTGTGACGGGAGACACACTGATCCACACTGAAGAGGGCTTCAAAGAAATCGGTAAAATTGGAAAAGAAAACATCTCATTCAGACCAGAATTTGAAACTGCAAAGGAACACGAAATTAAGCTTCCGACGTTCTCAGATGGAGAAATTAGTGAGTCAAACTCCAGCTTGGTATGGAGGATGCCAGAAAAAAAATGTATCAGGGCGGAGACAGTCTACGGGAAAGAAATCGAAGCATCAGAAGACACAGATATACTAACATGTGGAGAAGATGGATTGGAGTGGAAAAAGATAGATGATATCGAGGAAGGAGATTTCATAGCCTCACCTGATTATACAGAGATAGATAGAAAATCTCCAGATATAGAAAAATACTACACGTTTGAAAACGAGAAGTTCAAGCTTGGACAGAAATCTTCGAAAGAGCTGAGAGATAGGATGAAGGAGAAACACGGAGATCTTAGAACTGCGGCTGAAGAGTTAAACCTTTCTGAAGATTTCGTGTATACAAGTATAAGAAAAAGATTCATTCCTTATCCAAGGCTCAAATACTTGCTCAAAGAGTTCAACTTGGAATTCGACCAACTAGAAATTAATAGCGTTATGCTTCAAAACGGGGAAGAGTTTACACTACCTAAAGAATTCGACAGAAAACTAATGTACCTGATAGGGATGGTTTTCGGAGACGGGAACATCTCTGTAGAGGAGAATAGAGGTTTAGTAAGAATATCGAACTCTGATAGAGATCTACTTAAAAGATGTCAAAATATAATTGAAGAAAAATTCTCGAAGAAAATCAAAATAGAGAAACAAGAAGACAAGGTACCTTACCTAAGAATTCATAGCAAAACTATAGCCGAATTTTTCCAGAATCTGGGTATGCAGACGCCTAAAGAAGGGCTAAAACTAGATTTCGAGCTAACAATATCCCAAAATGCCGATAAATTCCTTCAAGGACTGTTAGATGCAGATGGCTCAGTAGTATCAAGAGATAATGGAAGCGATAGTGTCCAATACTCTACAATAAGCCACAAATTAGCGGATCAGGTTCAGCTAATGCTAGAAACCTATGGAATAAAATCCAGAAAAAGAACAAGAGATAGAAGAGGAGTCGAAAGACTGGCGAATGGACAGGAAATAGAATCTCAACTAGTACAGAAACACTTGGTTATTAGAGGAGAACATATTGATAGATTTAAAGAAGAACTAGGCTTCAAATCAGTGAAGAAGCACTCTTCACTGAAAGAAATTACAGGTAAGAAGAGAAACACAAATCAGGATATAGTTCCTGTCAATAATATTTTGAAAAAATCCGAGGCCAGTCCAAAGAATCACTGGACATATTTCAATCAAGATAAGAACCCTGGAGAAAAAAGAGCGCAGCAGATACTAGAAGAAGTAAAACTTGAAGAACAGATAGCAGAGAAGCTAAAGAAGGTTCAAGAAGCAGAAATAAACTGGGAAAAAGTAAAGAAAGTAAAAGAAACTGGAGAGAAAGAACTCTACGACCTGACAGTACCTGAAACACATAATTTCATCGGAAACGGTATAATAACACATAACACTGCCGCTGTCGTCCGCGATGAGACAACTGGAGAGTTTGAACTGGAAGCAGGAGCGGTCGTACTGGCTAACAAAGGATTAGCAGCAATTGATGAAATAGATAAGATGTCTGAAGAAGACAGGTCTTCACTTCACGAAGCTATGGAGCAGCAACAGATCTCTATCTCGAAAGCAAATATTCAGGCAACTCTCCACGCACAGACATCGATTCTTGCGGCCGGAAACCCGAAACTTGGACGGTTTGATCCCTACGAGCCGATCCCTCAACAGATCGAGATCGGGGACACACTGCTTTCAAGATTCGATTTCATCTTCCCGGTTAAAGACGAGCCGGACGAAGATAAGGACACTAAGCTATCCTCTCAGGTTCTCCAGAACCATATTGAGCCTGAGGAAACGGATGCTGAAGTACCTCAGGAAATGCTTAGAAAATATGTTGCTTACGCAAAAAAGAATATCAGACCAACCCTGACGCAGGAGGCAGCGGACAAGATACAGGAGTTTTACGTTTCCATGAGAACCAAAGGAAGTGACGAAGCCGGAGAATCAGTTCCTATAACAGCAAGACAGTTAGAAGCGCTGGTGAGAGTAGCAGAAGCCTCAGCTCGTTCAGAACTGAAAGATGATGTAACAGTTGATGATGCACAGAGAGCGATAGATATCCTGACCTACTGCCTGAAACAAGTAGGTGTAGACCCAGAAACAGGAGAGTTTGACATCGATGTTGTGGAATCCGGAGTAACATCCTCACAGAGAAACCGACAGCAGACAATCAAACACATACTTAACAGGATGGCAGGCGACTCATCATCTGATATGGAGGACGTACTTGACGAGGCGGAGGAAGAAGGACTCGACAGAGGAAAGGCTGAAAAAATGATTAAACAGCTCATGAGGGACGGAGAGGTATTCGAACCTGAACCCGGAAAAGTCAAGATGATGTAACTTCTTCAGAGATAATCTTCTTTCTCATCAAAAAACCCTGAGAAAATCTCATTAATTGTCCCATCAACTTCATTCTGATAAGTAGTTTCCTCTCTGTAATCTCTAATCTTTTCGCAATACTCTTCGGGATCATCAGACTCTGTTAAAATAGCACAGAGTTTTCCGAGTGCGAAAGCATCTCCTCCGGCTTCGGATAACTCTTTAACATTCTTACTTGCTGTTCTAGATGATTCACGATCGACTCCAATAAAGCTGCTGGAAACCTCCTGAAGGTAACGGGAAAAATTGCCGAACTCTTTAGATTCCATCTGCTCTATTTCCGAAAGTATTTCGTTCGCCATGAAAATAATATTTCGAACGAAGTATTATTTATTTCACCTCGGAACCACGAAAGTACAAAAGAGTTAACCGAATTCAAGTAGATATGCCGCAGCAGAAAAGACAGACAGCCAAACTGGCGACAGCAGAGGAACTTAACTCAGGAAAATACTTTCAGAAAGAGGGATTTACACCTAATTACCTTTTAGTCCCGAATGGGAGAAGATTCTCAAGAGCCCGAATGGTGGCAACTGTTGTAGACTCATTCACAAACGACGATGAGACATATGGCTCATTAACACTGGATGATGGAACAGATACCATTCAGATCAAGTTCTTCAACGACCTCTCGCTTATTGAGGACTTTGAGACAGGAGATATAGTAGAGGCTGTTGGAAAAGTCAGGGAGTACCAGGGAGAAATCTATATGAACGCAGAGGTCCTGAAAGGACGCGAAGTAAAGGAAGAACTTCTACACGAACTGAAACACAGAAAGACACAGGAAGAATGGAACCAGATTAAGGAAACAGTAGAACAGTTGAAGGAATCTGGGAAAGATCAGGAAGAAATAGAGAAAGAAATGGCTGGAAAACTGGATGAGGACGAAGTCGATTCACTACTACAGAGCTTCGGCGAAAAGTTTGAGGCATCAGGAGAAGAAAGAGAGAACCTGGAAAGAGATATTATTGATGCTGTCGAGGAAATTGACAACGAAGAAGGTGCAGATTACTCCGAAATTGCAGAGGAAGTAGACGCTCCAGAAGACCAGTTGGAAGACACAATCAACTCACTTCTAAGTGAAGGAACATTCTACGAACCACAGCCAGGTAAGATCAAGAAGCTGTAGTCCAACTTCTCTAGGTCGTTTAACTTAAATCAAATAAATCTATAACAAGCTATATGAGATGGAAAGCAATTTTAATCCTTACAATTACTGTTGTAGCTTCAGGCTGTTTATCCACAACAGTAAATAATTATTCGGTTACAGAAACCCGTTCAGCAACTATAACAGAGGTAGTTGATGGCGACACAGTCGATTTGAATTACAGCAATAAAGTGGAAAGAATTAGACTGGACGGAATAGACACCCCTGAAGTGCACATAGAAAACGACCCGGCCAAATATCCGGGTATATCAGAAACAGCTGAGGGAAAAGAATGTCTGGATAAATGGGGTGAGAAAGCCTCTAGCTTCGTGAAGAACGAGACCGAAGAGGGAGAAAACATCATTTTAAGCTACAAATTTGAAAACGGAAAGCCTGAAAGAGGAAGTTATGGCCGAATACTGGGAGAAATACTTTACAAAAACTCTTCTCTCAACCGACAACTAGTTATTAGAGGATACGCAAGAACATATTCTGAGGAAAGCCCTTACCTCGAAGAGGAAGAAACAGCTATTCAAAACTCAGATGGACTATGGAGTTGCCAGAGTCTAAGTTAATAAGAAAATTACTGGCCAAATCATAATTATGACGGATTACGACGAACTGCTTGACAAGGGAATAAAAGAAGCAGAGGATCTTGGAGACGGGGAAAGATTCGAGGTCCCTGTAGCAGATACAAGGAAAGAAGGATCAAAAACTATAATTCCAAACTTTTCGGACATCGCCTCAAAATTCAGCAGAGAAGAGAAACATTTATCGAAATATATACAGAACGAGCTCGGAACCGCAGGCCACATCGAAGGAGATGAGCTTATCTTGAACGGAGAGTTCAGAAGAGGCAGTATACAGGCCAAAATCCAACAGTATGCCGAAGAGTATGTTTTCTGCCCTGAATGCTCAAGACCGGATACAAAGATAGTCAAGGAGAAAGGCGTCGAAATGCTAAAATGCCAGGCTTGTGGAGCTAGAACGCCGGTCTAGAGATAGTCGAAGGTCATCTCATTTATAATAGTTACTAACGTGTGCAGTTTTAGGTGTGGAGATGGCAGGTTCAATACCTGTTCTCACCTTTTTAGGTCTAAATTACAATGACAGAACAACCACAACAAATGGACGGACAGCAGATCATGCAGGTAATGCAGCAGAAACTCGGAAACGTAGAAATCACGGTACACGCACTTCTATCAGTTCTACAAGAAGAAGGAATCGTAGACCAAGAGGAAATCAACGAAAAGGCACAGGAGATCGTAGAAGAGATGCAGGAACAGCAGGGTCAGCCGGCAGCAGGCGCACCAGAAGACCTAGCTGAAGAACTCGAAGACGACGAAGAGTAGATCTGCTATACAACTTTTGGAGCCGAGAGGTTCCAAGATATTTTATTTTTCTCTGTACTTCTCACATATCTCACAGCTTTCATCATGAGCAGTACAGCCATTTCTGCCGTGTGTAATCATCAGAATATGAAAAGCATATTTGATTTCATCCGGTACCTTTTCCTCCATTACATTATGAGTCTTTGTTCTGGAAGCGTTCTCGGGTACTAGACCCAGCCTCTTAGATAATCGGTGAACATGAGTGTCAACCGGGAAGGTCGGCATTTTGAAATGGAAGCAAAGGATTACAGAGGCAGTCTTCGGACCGATTCCAGGTATATCGGTCAGCCATTTCTTCGCACCGCTTATATCCATTTCTTCGAGAAAGTCAATACTGTATCCGCCCTGATCTTCACGGACAATTTTCAGGGCTTCTTGAATACGCTCCGCTTTTGTAGGACCAAGACCGGCGATCCGGATGGCTTCGATAAGCTCCTCTCTGTCAGCGTTTTCAATCGCCCTGTAGTCATCTTCATACTTATCTTTCAGGTTTCTGAAGGCTTTGTCTCTGTTTATATCGTTCGTGTTCTGGGATAGAATAGTTTCAATCAGATAGTCAATACCCGACATGTTATCGGGTTCCTCGGGTTCACCATATTTTTCGAGTAATTCCTGGTATATAGATCTTACTTTCTCCTTATCTTCCATGTAAACGAGTTAAACTGAGAAGTTAAAAGAATGTACGGAACCTGAAACCATAGAACTGCCCCGGCTTACCCCTATTAGGATTGAAGCCACCTAGATATTTTCCATCCAGATCCTTACATAGCTTCTTATCGCCTACAAGATAAACATTCGAGTAGGCCTCAAGCTTTTCTTGGATCTGTTCCTTATGCTGTTCAATCTGTTCATCTCTCTTTCTCTCAAATCTTCCCTGAGA
This portion of the Nanohaloarchaea archaeon SW_7_43_1 genome encodes:
- a CDS encoding 50S ribosomal protein L15e produces the protein MSYYQYAREQYEQPKENLDDIWQERLVEWRQENSIVKTENPTRIPKARQLGYKAKNGFNVIRTKISKGGSKRKRPSGGRRPKASGQNRYSSKKSKRVIAEQRTSKKYPNLEVLDSYWVAEDGNYKWYEVIMVDPEHPEIQNDDDINWICDKQSRAEKGLTPAGKKSRGLQNRGKGAEKVRPSQSANDGRTK
- a CDS encoding ribonuclease P protein component 2 (Part of ribonuclease P, a protein complex which generates mature tRNA molecules by cleaving their 5'ends; Archaeal RNase P has multiple protein subunits homologous to eukaryotic nuclear RNase P proteins), with protein sequence MKPLPPSIREKKRYLKFKIHAEKDVGFGEVADAIWDTSLNYLGSEKTGKANHWLIKNQFDKDRQTGIIKIRKSFLNNFRSSLAIIDEIGDKNGFIEIQSVSGSIKKLKND
- a CDS encoding TATA-box-binding protein (TFIID; binds specifically to the TATA box and functions in transcription), which gives rise to MSEDAFEDENIKIENVVASTTLDRRMPLDRIAIYLENTEYEPEQFPGLVYRLEEPKAAALLFGSGKVVCTGTQSPEMAKDAVHKIIDELREADVEIGDKPDITVQNMVASSELGETLNLNRIAFELVGTEYEPEQFPGLVYRIDEPNVVFLLFSSGRIVCTGGRTYDDVRNGISKLKENLEEIGALE
- a CDS encoding 4a-hydroxytetrahydrobiopterin dehydratase, which codes for MTGKLSDDEIDEKLDGMQIWSFYSDKLTTRIEFDNYRDAVFFANAVFSIAEEEFHHPEVKVEYGAVEIDLWSHEEDGVTEKDLEMAEKIEDIVGNIEWS
- a CDS encoding cell division protein, which produces MEYGEAVSEFEEFFSEAYYEEVARTVKEGEESVLVDFQEMDIFNPELSDYLREKPNSATNAAEEGILGVDIISDEELTVRFTHMSEEDFVLLKNLRSQHIGKFIPVKGMIKRASQVKPEVVSAIFECSQCGDRYEKEQDSSELKSPYKCDCGSRKFEVEEKKMTDTQNIVVEEDPESRAGSEQPETLSVRLKGDLVDPNFQKKVVPGNKAEITGIVREEPLKKKSKKYNIYMDGNYLEPTEQEFEELELGDEEIQDIKELSKNPEIFDKIARSIAPSIYGHHQIKKAIALQMFGGVKKTREDGVKSRGDIHILLIGEPGTGKSQILKFTGQIAPKGRYVVGKSSTGAGLCVTGDTLIHTEEGFKEIGKIGKENISFRPEFETAKEHEIKLPTFSDGEISESNSSLVWRMPEKKCIRAETVYGKEIEASEDTDILTCGEDGLEWKKIDDIEEGDFIASPDYTEIDRKSPDIEKYYTFENEKFKLGQKSSKELRDRMKEKHGDLRTAAEELNLSEDFVYTSIRKRFIPYPRLKYLLKEFNLEFDQLEINSVMLQNGEEFTLPKEFDRKLMYLIGMVFGDGNISVEENRGLVRISNSDRDLLKRCQNIIEEKFSKKIKIEKQEDKVPYLRIHSKTIAEFFQNLGMQTPKEGLKLDFELTISQNADKFLQGLLDADGSVVSRDNGSDSVQYSTISHKLADQVQLMLETYGIKSRKRTRDRRGVERLANGQEIESQLVQKHLVIRGEHIDRFKEELGFKSVKKHSSLKEITGKKRNTNQDIVPVNNILKKSEASPKNHWTYFNQDKNPGEKRAQQILEEVKLEEQIAEKLKKVQEAEINWEKVKKVKETGEKELYDLTVPETHNFIGNGIITHNTAAVVRDETTGEFELEAGAVVLANKGLAAIDEIDKMSEEDRSSLHEAMEQQQISISKANIQATLHAQTSILAAGNPKLGRFDPYEPIPQQIEIGDTLLSRFDFIFPVKDEPDEDKDTKLSSQVLQNHIEPEETDAEVPQEMLRKYVAYAKKNIRPTLTQEAADKIQEFYVSMRTKGSDEAGESVPITARQLEALVRVAEASARSELKDDVTVDDAQRAIDILTYCLKQVGVDPETGEFDIDVVESGVTSSQRNRQQTIKHILNRMAGDSSSDMEDVLDEAEEEGLDRGKAEKMIKQLMRDGEVFEPEPGKVKMM
- a CDS encoding translation initiation factor IF-2 subunit beta, with product MIIMTDYDELLDKGIKEAEDLGDGERFEVPVADTRKEGSKTIIPNFSDIASKFSREEKHLSKYIQNELGTAGHIEGDELILNGEFRRGSIQAKIQQYAEEYVFCPECSRPDTKIVKEKGVEMLKCQACGARTPV
- a CDS encoding DNA lyase — encoded protein: MEDKEKVRSIYQELLEKYGEPEEPDNMSGIDYLIETILSQNTNDINRDKAFRNLKDKYEDDYRAIENADREELIEAIRIAGLGPTKAERIQEALKIVREDQGGYSIDFLEEMDISGAKKWLTDIPGIGPKTASVILCFHFKMPTFPVDTHVHRLSKRLGLVPENASRTKTHNVMEEKVPDEIKYAFHILMITHGRNGCTAHDESCEICEKYREK